GGCCTGCAGATCCTGCTGCTGCTGTTCGCCTCGGTCACCCTCGGCGGTCTCGGCACGGCGTTCGGCGCCCTGCTGGGCTCGCTGGTGATCGGCCTGGTGGTGGAGCTGTCGCCGCTGGTGATCCCCGGCGACTTCAAGTACGCCGCCGCACTGCTCATCCTCATCCTGCTCCTGCTGGTGCGACCGCAAGGTCTGCTCGGCCGGGCCCAGCGGGTCGGGTAGAAGGGACCAAGCGATGGAAGACATCCAGGGCATCCTCAACGCGATGATGCGGGTCGCGGTCGACCCGCAGACGGCCGCGGTCGCGATCGCGGTCATCGGCCTCAACATCCACTTCGGCTACACCGGCCTGCTCAACATCGGCCAGTCCGCCTTCATGCTGCTCGGCGCCTACGGGTTCGCGATCTCGATCACCCACGACATCCCCATGTTCTTCGCGGTGATCATCGGCCTGCTGGTCGCGTTCGTGTTCGCGCTCGTGCTCGGCGTACCGACGCTGAAGCTCAGAGGCGACTACCTCGCCATCGTGACGATCTCCGCCGCGGAGATCGTGCGGTACGTCGGCAGATCCGTCGGTGTGGAGTGGCTGTTCAACCTCACCGGCGGTGCCCAGGGCATCCCCGGCAGTCAGTACCGCGACCCGTTCACCAGCCTGTCGCCGATCAAGAACGGCGACACCACGCTGCTGCCGTTCAACTACCACGACGTGGGCGGCGGCTCGACCCTCGTGCGCGTCATCGGCTGGCTGCTGGTCATCGCGGTCGTCTGGTTCATGGTGCGCGTGGCCCGTGGCAAGGCCGGTCTCACCGGCGGCGCCCGGACCGGCGCCCTGGTCGGGCTGAGCGTGCTCGTGCTGCTGCTGGCGCTGTTCCTCGCGCCGGTCAACGCGCGCAACACCGGTGTGGACGGCTGGTGGTTCACGCTCGTGGCGTGGGTGCTCGTCGCCGTGGCCACCCTGCTGGTGCTCGGGCTGACCAGGAGCCCGTGGGGCCGCGCGCTCAAGGGGGTGCGCGAGGACGAGGACGCGATGCGCAGCCTCGGCAAGAACGTCTTCGCCATCAAGATGCAGGCGCTGGTCATCGGCGGCCTGTTCGGTGCCCTCGGCGGCATGATCTACGTGCTGCCGGCCACCGTGCAGCCCGACGCCCTGGGCCGCAACATCACGTTCTTCGCCTACACCGCGCTGCTGCTCGGCGGGGCCGCAACGATCTGGGGGCCGGTGCTCGGCTCGCTGATCTTCTTCTCCGGCCGCATCGGCATCATCGCGATCGCCAACACCTACCTGTCCTCGGACAAGTACCTCAACGTCATGAACGGCCAGCAGACCAGCCAGTTCGCCTTCATCGTCGTCGGCGTGGCCCTGATGCTCCTCGTGATCTTCAGACCACAAGGCATCCTGGGGGACAAGAGGGAGCTGAGGTTCAATGTCTGAGTCACTTGCACCGACCACCACCACCGCCGCACGTGGCGGCATGGCCGACCCCGCCGAGCGCCAGCGCCTGATGTCCGGCGTCGACGAGGAGCCCGGGTCGGCCAAGCCGGACGCGATCCTCAAGGTCGACAACATCGTGCGCCAGTTCGGCGGCATCACCGCCGTCGACGTCGGTCACCTCGAGGTCCAGCGCGGCCTGATCACCGCGCTGATCGGCCCCAACGGTGCCGGCAAGACGACGTTCTTCAACCTCATCACCGGCTTCGACCGGCCCACCACCGCCGGCAAGGGCGCGCACTGGAGCTTCGACGGGGCGACGCTCGACCGCACGTCGGCGTCGCGCGTGGCGAAGTCCGGCATGGTGCGCACCTTCCAGCTCACCAAGGCGCTGAGCCGGATGACGGTGATGGACAACATGATGCTCGGCGCGCAGAACCAGGAGGGCGAGAAGCTCGCCAAGTCGCTGTTCCGACCGTTCTGGGGCAACCAGGAGAAGCAGGTCGAGGAGAAGGCGGTCTCGCTGCTCGAGCGGTTCAAGCTGCTGGAGAAGCGCACCGACTACGCCGGCTCGCTGTCCGGTGGTCAGCGCAAGCTGCTCGAGATGGCCCGGGCCCTGATGAGCGACCCGAAGATGATCATGCTCGACGAGCCGATGGCCGGCGTGAACCCCGCGCTCACCCAGTCCCTGCTCGGCCACATCCAGTCCCTGCGCGACGAGGGCACCACCGTGCTGTTCGTCGAGCACGACATGCACGTCGTGCGCCACATCTCCGACTGGGTCGTGGTCATGGCCGAGGGCCGGATCGTGGCCGAGGGCCCCGCGGACACGGTGATGTCCAACCAGGCCGTCATCGACGCCTACCTGGGCGCCCACCACGACACCGACCTCGGCAGCGACGAGGTGCTCTCGGAGGAGTCGCTCACCCAGATCGAGCAGGAGGTCGCCGCCGAGCAGGCGCACCGCGAGGAGGAGCACCGGTCATGACCACCGCCACCGCCACCGAGCCCCGGCAGGGCACCGCGGTCATCGAGGCCACCGACGTCGTCGCGGGCTACCTGCCCGGCGTGAACATCCTCAACGGCTGCTCGCTGGTCGCCTACCCCGGCGAGATGATCGGCATCATCGGCCCCAACGGCGCGGGCAAGTCCACGCTGCTCAAGGCCATGTTCGGGCTGGTCAAGATCCGCTCGGGCAACGTGCACCTGGGTGACCAGGACATCACCAACCTGCGCACCAACCGGCTGGTCGAGATGGGCGTCGGCTTCGTCCCGCAGAACAACAACGTGTTCCCCTCGCTCACCATCGAGGAGAACCTCCAGATGGGGCTGTTCCTGCGCCCCAAGAAGGTCCGCCAGCGGCTCGAGGCGATGTGGGACCTGTTCCCCAACCTCCACGAGCGGCGTACCCGTTCGGCGGGCGCGCTGTCCGGCGGTGAGCGCCAGTCGCTGGCCATGGCCCGCGCGCTGATGATGGAGCCTTCGGTGCTCCTGCTCGACGAGCCCTCGGCCGGCCTCTCGCCGGTGCGCCAGGACGAGACCTTCATCCGCACCCGCCAGATCAACAAGACCGGCGTCTGCGTGGTCATGGTCGAGCAGAACGCCCGCCGCTGCCTGCAGATCTGCGACCGCGGCTACGTCCTCGACCAGGGTCGCGACGCCTACACGGGCACCGGCCACGAGCTGGCCAAGGACCCCAAGGTCATCGAGCTCTACCTCGGCACCCTGGCCGAGGACGTCGAGGCCGAGCGCACCGACGTCACACCGGAGCAGTAGCCGGCTCGGGCGCCGGATCCCGGCGCTCGAGCCGTCGCACGTCGCGCGACGTCGTCGCGACCAGCACGCTGCCCAGGATCACCGCGCCCACGACGGTGAGCCAGACCCGCGCGCCCACCAGCGCGGCCAGCGGGCCGGTCAGCACCAGGCCGACCGGGCGCGCGATGAACGAGCCGATCATGTCGAAGGAGTAGACGCGCGCCAGCTTGTCCGGCGCGACGTTCTCCTGGATCGACAGGTCCCAGCCGACGCTGAAGATCTCCAGGCCGAACCCGTGCAGCCACGCCCCGAGCAGCACCAGGGCCAGCGAGTCCGACCAGGCCATGGCCAGCGGGAACGCCGCGGTGAGGGCCAGGAACCAGGTGCCGACGTACAGCGCCCGCCGCGGTCGCCAGCGCAGCGTCACCAGCCCGCCGACCACGAAGCCGACCATCATCGCCGAGAGCGCCCACCCCCACGCCGCCCGGCCGAGCTCGTCGCCGACCACGATCGGCCCGAGCACGCTCTGCGCGCCGCCGTAGAACAGGTGGTAGAGCAGCGCCTGCAGGATCAGCAGCCACAGCCACGTGTGCCGCAGGACCTCGCGCAGCCCCTCGCCGACCTCGCGCCACAGCCCGGCCCGCTGCTCGGCGCGCGGTGCGTCCTCGACCCGGATCCGGCTGAACAGCGCCGCCGCCACCGCGAACGTCGCCGCGTCGATCGCCAGCGCCCACCCGCTCCCGAAGGCCACCACGAGCACCCCGGCCAGCCCCGTCCCCACGATGAGGCTGGCGTTCTGCGCGATCCGCCGCCACGAGATCGCCTGCTGCAGCGACGCCTCCGGCACGGTCTGCCGGGTGAGCGCCGACGAGCTCGGCCCGGCCAGCGCGCTCAGCACGCCGTTCAGCACGCCCAGTCCCGCCAGCAGCGGGATGCTCGACCATCCGCCGACCAGCGACCACGCCACCACGCCCTGCACCACCGCGGCGGCCAGCGACGAGCCCTGGAGCATCACGGTGCGGGGGAGTCGGTCGCCCAGCACGCCCCCGAACAGCACCGCCCCCACGTCGGCCAACGCGTAGAGCCCCACCACGAGACCCAGCTCCGTCGCCCCGCCCCCGAGGTCCAGCACCGCGAAGGCCAGCGCCACCGGCGCGATCCCGTTGCCCAGCAGGTTCACCGTCGCGCCCGACACCAGCCACCGGAACGCCGGGTGGCGCAGCGGGTGCGAGGACATGCGCGCAGGCTAGTTCGCTGGCGAAATGTTAGTCAACGAAGAACCTAGGATCACTCCGTGACCACCGACGAGGCCGACCTGCACGTCGAGCGCTGGCGCGACCACTGGGTGCTGGACAAGGCCTTCGACGACGACGTCGAGGCCATGACCGTGCGGATCCACCACATCGGCAAGTGGTTCCGCGCCACCACCAAGAGGGCGCTCGCGGAGGTCGGGCTGCAGGACTTCGAGTACCAGACCCTCCACGCGCTCATGATCCGCGACACCCCCGGCCACGCCTCGCCCGGTGAGCTGGCCGCCGCGCTGGACGTCAGCGGTGCGGGCATGACCGGGCGCCTGGACTCGATGGAGAAGAAGGGCTGGCTCAAGCGCAAGCCCGGTGTCGACGACCGGCGCCGCGTCGAGGTCGAGGCGACCCGGGAGGGGCTGCGGCTCTGGCGGGAGGCGATGGCGCTGCGGGGATCGGCGGAGGAGCTGACCGCGGCGGCGCTGACGCGGGAGGAGCTGGGTCAGCTGAACGGGTTGCTCAAGAAGATGACGCTTCGGATCGAGGCACAGGACATGTAGTTGTCTGGGTGCTTCGTCTCGTGGTGCGGCTCTCGGGGTTCCGGCCGCCTGTGGACTGACCCGGCCCCCGCCGGACCGCAGCCCCCTCACCGAACGCAACCGACGCCGTGTTGCACGCGACTGCTCCCAGCGTGGTTGCGTTGCGTGTGCGTGCCCCACGCCGCGGGACTAGCGTTCGGCGAGGGGGCTGCGGTCCGGCGGGGGCCGGGTCAGTCCACAGGCGGCCTGGTCTGGCGGCGGCACCCTCGTCTCCGCCTCCACGGGTGGGTGGGGGTGTGGTGCGGGTTGCCGCGGCCGGCGCCGCCGAGAACTTGTAACGCGCAGTTATCGGATCTTCCGACCCGTTGCAACGGGTCGACAGTTCCCGTAACTGAGCGTTACAAGTGCGTGGAGGCGGACCTCAGCGTGGTCGCCGAAGGCGGCCGCGCTTGTGGGGCGGGGCGCAGCCTCGCCCTCAGCGCGCCCTCACCAGCCAGACCGGGTCCCGCTGTCAAGGACGGACCTCTCGCCCAAGGCCGCCGTCCGCCACGAAGTGGCGCGTAGCGTCCTTGACAGCGGGAGTCGGGCTGGTGAGCGCGCGGCCGCTACGCAATGGATCACCCGAACCAGCAAGAACCGTCGAAGGCAGGCAGAGACAGGACGGCGAGCGCGCCGGACAGCACGAAGGCCCCGGACCTCAACGGTCCGGGGCCTTCGTCAGAACTGCGAACAGCGTGTCGGCCTGACGGCCGACGGGGTCACTCGGGCTTGGAGCCCTCGACCGTGCCGCTCAGGATGTTCTTGTTGTTGGCGTCGTACTGGTAGATCCCGATGAACGCCGAGGACGGGTCGTTCTCGTCGTCGAGGGGACCGATGCCGGACGGGCCGGTGTAGTGGATGTCGGAGCCGCCCTCGATGAGCTTGAGGCAGTCCGCGTAGGTGCTGCACTCCTCACCGTCGGTGGCGCCGGAGACCGCAGCCAGGTTCTTCTGGATGGTCTGCGAGTCGTTGGCGCCGCCCTTGGCCGCGGCGAGCGCGGCGAGGATGGTGGCGTCGTAGGACTCCGCGCCGTAGGAGTAGTCCTTCAGGTCCTCACCGTTGGCCGACTTGTACCAGCCGGTCAGGTTGTCCTTGAAGCCCTGGTCGGGGTCCTGGCCGGGCAGGGTGCCCTGGGCGCCCTCGAGGGTGCCGGGCTCGAAGTCCTGGCCGTAGTCGGACAGGTTGCCGTCGACGAAGTAGGTCTTGCTCATGTCGAAGCCGGACGAGGCCAGCTCGGGCACGATCGACTTGGTCTCGTCGAAGGCGATGATGACGATCGCGTCGGGCTTGGCCGCGGTGACGGCCTGGACCTCGGCGGAGAACGTCGTCTGACCGGCGGGGAACTCGTCGCCGTCGCCCTTGCAGCCGTAGACGCACTTGCCGCCGGCGGCCTCGACGGTCTGCTGGACCGCGTTGCGCAGGCCGGTGCCGTAGGTGTCGTTGAAGACCAGGAAGCCGATGTTGGTGTAGCCGTCCTGGGAGATCAGCGTGCCGAGCGCGTTGCCCTGGACGGTGTCCGGGGGAGCGGTGCGGAAGTAGAACGGTGAGTAGCCGGACAGGTCGATCGCGGTGTTGGCCGGCGAGATCTGGGTGATCTTGGCGTCGGTCAGGGTGTCCACGAAGTTCAGCGAGACGCTGGAGGACTCGGCGCCGATGACGACCGACGGCTTGGCGGCGACCATGGTGCCGGCCGAGGCGGTCGAGATCGACATGTCGGTGGAGTCACCGGAGTCGAGGATGTTGCTGCAGGCCTGCGCGCCGTTGACGCCGCCCGCGGCGTTGATGTCGGAGACCGCGAGGCCGACGCCGGCCACGGCCGGCGGGCCGAGGAAGGCCAGGTTGCCGGTCAGCGGCAGGATGCCGCCAACGGCGAACTTGTTGGCGCTCGTGTCGCTGCCCGCGCACTTGTCGTTGGTGAAGGAGCCGCCGGCGTCTGCGCTCGCCGACTCCGAGGCGGACTCCGAGGTGTCGGCGGAGGCGCTGCTGGACTCGTCGCTGCCCGAGGTGTCGTCGCCGGAGTCGGAGTCGTCACCGCAGGCGACGAGCGAGAACCCCAGAGCCGCGCCCATGGCGACCGTGGCCGTCAGTCGCCTGAACCGCCTGGTGGCGATGGTGGATCGATTCACGTCGTGAACCTTTCTTCTAGTGAGTGCACTTCACCGCGGCCCCAACCCCCGGAAGCCGGGTACGGCACGGCAACCGTAATTGCCACGGAGGCGGCCGCGCTTCGTGGAACCCTCTCGTCACCAAACCGTTACGTCAATGCGCCACACGGGCCAGGTCAGGGTGTATTTCGGGCCAGGTGGGCCTGACCCGGACGCCCGTCGTACGCCGTGGCGAGGCGGCTCAGTGGAACCCCGCGGCCACCTCGACCAGCACCGGCGCGACGAGCAGGGCCGGCAGCAGGTCGGCGACGGGGATCTCGCGGATGCGCAGCAGCCGCAGGGCGACGCCGACGAGCAGCAGGCCGCCGGCGGCGGTGATGGCCGCGAGGTGGGCGTCGGGCAGGACGTCGCCGAGGGCCAGCCCGAGCAGGGTCAGCCCGCCCTGGACGACCACGATGGTCACCGCACTGGCGGCCACACCCCAGCCGAACGACGCCGCGAAGGCCACCGCCGCGAACCCGTCCAGCACGGCCTTGAGCAGGATCTGGTCACCCCCGTTTCCGAGCCCGTCGTTCAGTGCACCGAGGATGGTGAGCGGACCGGTGCAGAAGACCAAGGAGGAGACCACGAACCCCTCGATGAAGCGGGCGCGGTCGCCGGAGCCGGCGTCGCCCGCGAGCCGTCGCTGGAGCCAGCCGCCGAACTGCTCGACGCGCTGCTCGAGCCGCAGCAGCGACCCCGCGATCCCGCCCAGCAGGAGCGCGCCGAGCACGATCAGCATCGGCGCGCTGTCGCCCACCGCGTCGGACAGGTCGGGGGAGAGGACGTCCATCGCGGACGTCGCGGCGATGAGCAGCGTGACCAGTCCGAGGGCGTCGGTGACCAGATCCCTGGTCCGGACCGGGAGCCGGTTGCCCAAGAGGACTCCTAGCGTCGCGCCGAGAAGGACGGTCGTGACGTTGACCAGCGAGGCGAGACCCGGTAACAAGGGAGGCTCCTGTGGTGAGGGAGGGCGGGCACAGTCTCGCGCACTCGGCGCTCTCGCCACGCCCGGGCCCGGGGGAGCGGGTGCGGTCCAGGGACAGGGGTCACCTCGATGAGTCGGCAGCCGGTGTCGATGCGCCAGGCCACGGTGGACGACGTGCCGTTCCTGGTCGAGCTGTGGGCCGACGGCCTGCGGCGCGCTGATCGCCAGGAGCAGGTCTCGGACCTCGAGCTCATCGTCAAGGAGGCCGAGGAGTCCGCCGAGCGGCGGCTCCTGGTCGCGGAGTACGACGGTGAGCCGGCCGGGGCCGTGCTCCTGCGCGTCGTGCCGATCACCCCGCTCAACCTCGAGCCGGCCGTGCAGGCCGTCGCCCCGCAGGTGAACGCCAGCTTCCGCGGCAAGGGCATCGGCAGTGCGCTCATGGAGGCCGCGGTGCAGTGGGCCGAGGACCTGGGCGTCGGCCACATCACCAGCGCCGCGCCCGCCGGCTCGCGGGTGGGCAACCGGTTCATGGCCCGCCTCTCGCTGGGTCCGCAGGCGGTGCTGCGCGCCTCGACCACGCCGCTGGTGCGCGCCAAGCTCGCGGCCATGCAGCCGGCCAGCGCGCGGGTCACCGACCGGGTCGCGGGGCGCCGTCACCTCGGCCAGCTGCTCGCCGCGCGCCGCCAGCTGCACCGGCGTACGGGTGAGGACTCCGCCTAGCCCTGCTGTCGGTCCTCGCGACTAGGGTTGGTCGGGTGACCGAGGGCCCCAGGCTGCTGCTGCTCGACGGCCATTCACTGGCCTACCGCGCGTTCTTCGCGCTGCCGCTGGAGAACTTCTCCACCACCACCGGCCAGCCGACCAACGCTGTCTTCGGCTTCACCTCGATGCTCATCAACGTCCTGCGCGACGAGCGGCCCACCCACGTCGGCGTCGCCTTCGACGTCTCGCGGCAGACCTTCCGGCTCCAGGAGTACGCCGAGTACAAGGCCGGCCGCTCCAAGACCCCCGGTGAGTTCTCCAGCCAGCTCCCCCTCATCGAGGAGGTGCTGAACGCGATGCGGATCCCCTTCGTCAAGAAGGAGGGCTACGAGGCCGACGACATCATCGGCACCCTCGCGACCCAGGCCAAGGCCCAGGGCTTCGAGACCCTCATCTGCTCCGGTGACCGCGACTCCTTCCAGCTGGTCGACGACCGGACCACGGTGATCTACCCCATGCGCGGGGTCTCGGAGATGAAGCGGATGACGCCCGAGGCCGTCGAGGAGCGCTACGGCGTCCCGCCGACCCGCTACCCCGAGCTGGCCGCGCTGGTGGGGGAGACCTCCGACAACCTGCCCGGGGTGCCGGGCGTGGGCCAGGGGTTCGCGGCCAAGTGGCTCAACCAGTACGACGGCCTGGACAACCTCATCACCAACGCCGACAAGATCACCGGCAAGAAGGGCGAGGCGCTGCGCGAGCACCTCGCCGACGTGATCCGCAACCGCCACCTCAACGGGCTGGTCTGCGACCTCGAGCTCGACAAGAGCGTCGACGACCTGGCCTGGCCGTCGTGGGACCGCCAGGCGGTGCACACGCTCTTCGACGGCCTGGAGTTCCAGGTGCTGCGCACCCGGCTGCTCGAGGCGCTGCCCACCGAGGAGGAGGCGGAGATCGACGACTCCGGCTTCGACGTCACCATGCGCGTGCTCGCCGAGGGCGAGCTGGCCGGCTGGCTGGCCGAGCACGCCTCCTCCGGTGCCCGGGTCGGCATCCACCCGGTCGGGCAGTGGCGCGCCGGCACCGGCGACCTCACCGCCTTGGCGCTCGCGACCGAGGAGGGCGCGGCGTACGTCACCACCGACGCGCTCACCGTCGAGGACGAGGAGGCGCTGGCCACCTGGCTCAAGGACGGCTCGCTGCCCAAGGTGCTCCACGACGCCAAGGGGCCGATGCTCGCCTTCGCCGCACGCGGCATGCCGCTGGCCGGGCTCGAGCGCGACACCGCGCTCTCGGCCTACCTCGCCCGGCCCGACCAGCGCTCCTACGACCTGGCCGACCTCACCGTGCGCTACCTCAAGCGCGAGCTGCGCCAGGGCCCCGCCGACGACGGCCAGCTCAGCCTCGACGGGCTGGACGGTGACGTGGCGGCGAGCGGACCCGGCGCCGGCGAGACCGAGATGCTGCACGCCCGCGCCGTGCTCGACCTCGCGGCCGCCCTCGACGAGGAGCTCGAGGAGCGCGGCGGCACCCGCCTGCTCACCGAGATCGAGCTGCCCCTCGTCGACCTGCTCGCCCAGATGGAGCGCACCGGCATCGCCGTCGACGGCGACCACCTCGGCTCGCTCGAGGACCACTTCGCCGCCGAGGTGAAGCTCGCCGCGGAGGAGGCCTTCGCCGTCATCGGCAAGGAGATCAACCTCGGCTCGCCCAAGCAGCTGCAGGTCGTGCTCTTCGACGAGCTCGGCATGCCCAAGACCAAGCGCACCAAGACCGGCTACACCACCGACGCCGACGCGCTGCAGGCGCTGTACGTCAAGACCGAGCACCCGTTCCTGCTCCACCTGCTGCGCCACCGCGACGTCTCCCGGCTGCGCCAGACCATCGAGGGCCTGCTCAAGACGGTCTCGCCCGACGGTCGCATCCGCACGACGTTCAACCAGCTCATCGCCGCCACCGGCCGCCTCTCCAGCACCGACCCCAACCTGCAGAACATCCCCATCCGCACCGAGGAGGGGCGCCGCATCCGCGAGGGCTTCGTCGTCGGCCAGGGCTACGAGAGCCTGCTGACCGCCGACTACAGCCAGATCGAGATGCGGATCATGGCCCACCTCTCCCAGGACGACCTCCTCATCGAGGCCTTCCGCAGCGGGCGCGACTTCCACTCCACCACCGCCTCGCGCGTCTTCGACGTCCCCGCCGACGACGTCACCGTCGAGATGCGCGCCAAGATCAAGGCGATGAACTACGGCCTGGCCTACGGCCTCTCGGCCTTCGGCCTCGGCGCCCAGCTCGGCATCGACCCGGGCGAGGCCCGGGGCCTGATGGACGAGTACTTCGAGACCTTCGGCGGCATCCGCGACTACCTCGGCGGCATCGTCAACGCCGCCCGCGGCACCGGCTACACCGAGACCATCATGGGCCGGCGCCGCTACCTGCCCGACCTCACCAGCGACAACCGCCAGCGCCGCGAGATGGCCGAACGCATGGCCCTCAACGCCCCCATCCAGGGCTCCGCCGCCGACCTCATCAAGATCGCCATGCTCAAGGTCGAGGACGCCATCCGCGACCAGGGCCTCGCCTCCCGCATGCTCCTCCAGGTCCACGACGAGCTCGTCTTCGAGGTCGCCCCCGGCGAGCGCGACGCCCTCGACGCCCTCGTCCGCGACCAGATGGGCTCCGCCGCCGACCTCCTCGTCCCCCTCGACGTCTCCGTCGGCACCGGCCACAGCTGGCACGAGGCGGCCCACTAAGCGGGACGGGTCTCCGCCGGAATCTGGACGCCGGGGCGGGCCTGGGCGAGGGCCATGGTGAGCAGGCCCAGGAACAGCACCGCGTCGACGGCGACGACGACCATGACCAGCGAGGTGGCGGTCGCCACCGAGAGGGCCAGACCGACGAGGACGGCCAGGGCGGTCCAGATGAAGAGGATCGCGCGGCCCTGGCGGCGCGCGAGCGCGGAGTAGACGAGCAGCTGCAGCATCGACAGCAGCGTCCCGACGATGGCGAACTTCCAGATGTCGCCCTTGATGTCGGCGAAGTCATCGCCGCCCACGAACTGCAGCGCCAGCCCCGGCAGCACTGCGACCGCCAGCACCGCCACCAGACCGAGTGCCGCCGACATGGCCAGCGCCAGGACCAGGGTGCGGCGGTTGCTCGACTCCTGGGACAGCGACGGGAAGGCGTAGACCACGACGAACTGCGGCAGGAACAACACCGCCTTGACCATGATGAGACCGGCGGCGTACAGCCCGGCCTCGGAGTCCGACATGGTGGCGCGGGCCACCAGGATGTCGGCGTTGGAGAGGGCGAAGAAGGCCAGCAGCGCCTGGCTGGAGTGGCCGACCTCGCGCAGCAGGTCGAGGCCGGGATGACCCTCGGAGTGGGGCGCGCCGGTCCGCGGTCGGCGCAGCGCCCACCAGCCGACGACGACCGGGAGCCAGGCGCCCAGCGCCACGCCCAGGATCGCGCTGAACTCCCCGGGACGGATGACGATGAGGACGGCGCCGAAGCCGAAGCGGCCCAGTCCCTGGGCCAGGTACACCGCCGCGAGCGGACCCCAGCGCCGTTCGCCCTGGAGCACACCGAGCTGGGCGCCCATGTAGGTCAGGGGGAACGCCGTCAGGCCGACCAGCAGCGCGGTGGGCAGGCTCTCGAGGTGCAGCACGGCGTTGAGCAGCGGCGCGATGGCGAAGCCGAGGGCGGCCAGGACCAGCGCGCTGCGCAGGCCCACCGACAGCACGACCCGCTCGATCGCGACCACCTGGTCCGGCGCCGACGAGATGCGCCGGGCCCCGGTCGCCTGCAGC
This genomic window from Nocardioides anomalus contains:
- the polA gene encoding DNA polymerase I; this translates as MTEGPRLLLLDGHSLAYRAFFALPLENFSTTTGQPTNAVFGFTSMLINVLRDERPTHVGVAFDVSRQTFRLQEYAEYKAGRSKTPGEFSSQLPLIEEVLNAMRIPFVKKEGYEADDIIGTLATQAKAQGFETLICSGDRDSFQLVDDRTTVIYPMRGVSEMKRMTPEAVEERYGVPPTRYPELAALVGETSDNLPGVPGVGQGFAAKWLNQYDGLDNLITNADKITGKKGEALREHLADVIRNRHLNGLVCDLELDKSVDDLAWPSWDRQAVHTLFDGLEFQVLRTRLLEALPTEEEAEIDDSGFDVTMRVLAEGELAGWLAEHASSGARVGIHPVGQWRAGTGDLTALALATEEGAAYVTTDALTVEDEEALATWLKDGSLPKVLHDAKGPMLAFAARGMPLAGLERDTALSAYLARPDQRSYDLADLTVRYLKRELRQGPADDGQLSLDGLDGDVAASGPGAGETEMLHARAVLDLAAALDEELEERGGTRLLTEIELPLVDLLAQMERTGIAVDGDHLGSLEDHFAAEVKLAAEEAFAVIGKEINLGSPKQLQVVLFDELGMPKTKRTKTGYTTDADALQALYVKTEHPFLLHLLRHRDVSRLRQTIEGLLKTVSPDGRIRTTFNQLIAATGRLSSTDPNLQNIPIRTEEGRRIREGFVVGQGYESLLTADYSQIEMRIMAHLSQDDLLIEAFRSGRDFHSTTASRVFDVPADDVTVEMRAKIKAMNYGLAYGLSAFGLGAQLGIDPGEARGLMDEYFETFGGIRDYLGGIVNAARGTGYTETIMGRRRYLPDLTSDNRQRREMAERMALNAPIQGSAADLIKIAMLKVEDAIRDQGLASRMLLQVHDELVFEVAPGERDALDALVRDQMGSAADLLVPLDVSVGTGHSWHEAAH
- a CDS encoding lipopolysaccharide biosynthesis protein; translation: MATETSQRLRSGAVIAVAMGIMNLATYGYTVLAAHTIGKEPYGAFSALMGALLVISVLSLGLQATGARRISSAPDQVVAIERVVLSVGLRSALVLAALGFAIAPLLNAVLHLESLPTALLVGLTAFPLTYMGAQLGVLQGERRWGPLAAVYLAQGLGRFGFGAVLIVIRPGEFSAILGVALGAWLPVVVGWWALRRPRTGAPHSEGHPGLDLLREVGHSSQALLAFFALSNADILVARATMSDSEAGLYAAGLIMVKAVLFLPQFVVVYAFPSLSQESSNRRTLVLALAMSAALGLVAVLAVAVLPGLALQFVGGDDFADIKGDIWKFAIVGTLLSMLQLLVYSALARRQGRAILFIWTALAVLVGLALSVATATSLVMVVVAVDAVLFLGLLTMALAQARPGVQIPAETRPA